In one window of Bradyrhizobium sp. AZCC 1721 DNA:
- a CDS encoding pyridoxamine 5'-phosphate oxidase family protein: protein MAESVMYHEGNRQLQDRFDSRRISDRLEEKLMRKEFTADDKQFIEGLPYFFLATADAEGRPDCSFKGGAPGFVRITGPSELAFPDYDGNGMFKSLGNIVVNADVGLLFIAMHGKPRRLRVNGSASVSDSDPLLSETVGAQLIVRVTARAIFPNCPRYIPAMRSIEPSIYVPQAGQDAPEPAWKGFADFKDCIHPRQPTFKG from the coding sequence ATGGCTGAGAGCGTCATGTATCACGAAGGTAACAGGCAATTGCAGGACCGGTTCGACAGCCGCCGGATTTCGGATCGGCTGGAAGAGAAGCTGATGCGCAAGGAATTCACCGCTGACGACAAGCAGTTCATCGAAGGCCTACCCTATTTCTTTCTGGCAACCGCCGATGCCGAAGGCCGGCCCGATTGCTCATTCAAGGGTGGGGCGCCGGGGTTTGTGCGCATCACCGGGCCTTCCGAGCTCGCATTTCCCGACTATGACGGCAACGGCATGTTCAAGAGTCTCGGCAACATCGTCGTTAATGCCGATGTCGGCCTGCTGTTCATCGCCATGCATGGCAAGCCGCGGCGTTTGCGTGTCAACGGCAGCGCCAGCGTGAGCGACAGCGACCCGCTGCTGTCGGAGACCGTCGGCGCGCAGCTCATCGTTCGCGTGACGGCGCGTGCGATCTTTCCGAACTGCCCGCGATATATTCCGGCGATGCGGTCGATCGAGCCGTCGATCTATGTGCCTCAAGCCGGACAGGACGCGCCGGAGCCGGCGTGGAAAGGCTTTGCGGATTTCAAGGACTGCATCCACCCGCGCCAACCGACATTCAAGGGGTAG